The Musa acuminata AAA Group cultivar baxijiao chromosome BXJ1-8, Cavendish_Baxijiao_AAA, whole genome shotgun sequence genomic sequence CAAACCCTGCAGGTATCCCTGATATCACATGCAACACCCTACAGCTCAGTACAACTTCATTGCAAACCACTTGCCTTCATTATCTAAACAAAAATCCAAGGTCTATGGGTAGCAATCTGAAAACTAGGATCAACATCTCATGATGGTAATTTGAAGATCAAGGGCAATCGAGGGAAAGAGATAAAAAATGTAAATCTCAAAACATAGTGAAGTAAAAACAATCAAGCAAGTACCTTTGGGATGTTATTTCAGATTTCTTAAGATTTAATAGTTAAAGCTTTAATCACCCAATTGGGACTTAAGGTGGAAAATAGTAAAGCTTCTAAACAACATAACAAACTTAGAAGTTGAAAAGAAGTATGTTATCTAAGTTGGAAAGAAGAAACACAATTGGGATCTCCTGGATTGTTGTTACCCAGCAACACAACATGGGCACGCCCATGTTTGTTTGCTAGGTAACAGAGTTCAACAGGTGAATCTAGCTAGCAAGGTGGAAAATACTGTCACctaagttgaaaagaagaaacacAACCGTGGAGCCAAGGCTAGATTGAGGTTATTGGTAGCTACTTTAAAGAAGTTTGTTTTGTCTAAAATCTCACTTCACGGCTAAAGAttcttcaaaccaaagaaccttgATATTTCTACAAGAATAGCTGCTAGTTCTGATTCTTCAAAAATGAATCCAAGCATCAAAAATCGAGTTGCCGCTGTTTCTAATAGTAATAACATAAGCATAAAGTTTCACAAGTTGGTTAGTGAAAAGGTTTAACACTACTTCCAGAGATCAAATACATGTAAATCCACATAAAAACTGTGTGGTTCAAATCTAAATGAAAACATTGTAAATTGGAAGATCATTTCAGTTGTTGTAATATATGATAATAGCTCTTCCTTCGTCTATCTCAGAATATTATTTTGTTACGATGAGATGGTCTTTAAAATGTTAGACACAATTGAAGAACACTTTTATTACTTTTTGTTGCTAGAATTATTGAACCTcaaaaatgatcataaaaggaaTTATAAGACGATTTTGTCAAAGAAGAGAAGAACAAGGGAACCTCAGTGGTTCCTGTATACCATAAACCACAATGGTTTGGCTGTAATCTAAGCATAAGGTATAACAGAAGTAAGCTAGACTCACCAGGTCGAGAACATCCATGAGGGCTCTGATATGGAGCTGATCCATGGCACGAATGTTCTCCTCTACCCATGCCCCCAGAACCAAATCCAATTCAAGGAACCCCCTTTGCCTGCTCCTGTACAACAACCTACCCACGACAAGATGCAATCTTTATGGGTAGCAGGATCGCACTACACATGAATCGACTCGACACGATGGAATAAAGAGGGAAAAACCTGTTATGAAGCCGGCGCTTGCTCTCTTCGTCGGAGAGGTCAACGTCAACCGACCCATGACCCGAATAAAACCGAGAAATGGATCCAACATGCGATCTGAATCGAGACAGAAGACCAAATTAGACGAAAACCCTAGGATCCGAGGAACCACTTAGAaatgaggcatgaatggaggatcgaATCGAGGAACGAAGCATACAGGGAACAGATCAAAGGAATGCTAGGTACCTGAGGGATACTGGAGATCTCGTATCACTTAGCATTAGGGTTTGGCGTAGACAGAGGAGGGATCTCCTTAACGTCGCCATGATCGCCGTCGCGAGCTAGAAAACGGACCACAATATAGGATTTGGATTGATATAACGACTCCAGATTTTGTACTTGGTAGCTCCTAAACAAGAGTGGGATATGGCTCAGCGACTCGGCTGTCAAGGAGCGCGGTATAGACTACAGAATGGGGTATGCAGCATATCAAAGATTGGGAAGCAGAAGTGCCGCCACGTGTTGTGGATTTGGTGTTCGTTTGATATCCATGAATTGGGAAAATGGAATAAGCTATTCTGTCTTTCCGCCTTGTTATTCGGAGAATCAATTATGGTGTTAGGAaaaatattatagtattttttttatcaaaatagattttaataaaaaaataaatcacaaAGTGAGATACCAAATTTTTTACATGAAAAATCCAATGCTAAAAAAATTACAAGACTATATTCTATTTCGAACCTCCATTATTATCATTAATGATGATAATATGTTTATAATAAGTCTTTTTCAGA encodes the following:
- the LOC135587796 gene encoding succinate dehydrogenase assembly factor 2, mitochondrial-like; the encoded protein is MATLRRSLLCLRQTLMLSDTRSPVSLRSHVGSISRFYSGHGSVDVDLSDEESKRRLHNRLLYRSRQRGFLELDLVLGAWVEENIRAMDQLHIRALMDVLDLENPDLWKWLTGQEQPPEAVKINPVFCAIQSKVMSNLNSHAAPETRANPGQPWVRGWDDKKGVEGGPTYGNQ